A stretch of the Actinoalloteichus fjordicus genome encodes the following:
- a CDS encoding HipA family kinase — MIPTVTGTRYVTPLREGGSLPGLVEADDEGTYVVKFRAAGQGPKVLAAEIIAGELARRLGFRVPDLVLVEMDPRIARHEPDEEVQELLAASSGLNLGMDFLPGAFGFDPEAFPPDAEEAARVLWFDGLINNVDRSWRNPNLLRWHRELWLIDHGAALWFHHDWPRAGTAAGRPFRSEDHVLVRHAADPATAHRELAPKVTESLLTEITALVPDRWLVDEDGDSDAFHRRAAYVDYFLRRIESAPSWLPGGTA, encoded by the coding sequence GTGATCCCGACGGTGACCGGGACGCGGTACGTGACACCGCTCCGCGAGGGCGGCTCCCTCCCCGGCCTGGTCGAGGCCGACGACGAGGGCACCTACGTCGTGAAGTTCCGGGCGGCGGGTCAGGGTCCCAAGGTGCTGGCGGCGGAGATCATCGCGGGCGAACTGGCCCGCAGACTCGGCTTTCGAGTGCCGGATCTGGTGCTGGTCGAGATGGACCCGCGCATTGCCCGGCACGAGCCGGACGAGGAGGTCCAGGAGCTGCTCGCGGCCAGCAGCGGGCTGAACCTGGGCATGGACTTCCTGCCGGGTGCGTTCGGCTTCGATCCGGAGGCGTTCCCGCCGGACGCCGAGGAGGCCGCGCGGGTGCTGTGGTTCGACGGCCTGATCAACAACGTCGACCGCAGCTGGCGCAATCCGAACCTGCTGCGCTGGCATCGCGAACTCTGGCTGATCGACCACGGGGCGGCGCTCTGGTTCCACCACGACTGGCCTCGGGCCGGGACGGCGGCGGGCAGGCCCTTCCGGTCGGAGGATCATGTGCTCGTCCGACATGCGGCCGACCCGGCGACGGCCCACCGCGAACTGGCGCCGAAGGTGACCGAGTCACTGCTCACCGAGATCACGGCGCTGGTGCCCGATCGCTGGCTCGTCGACGAGGACGGCGACTCGGACGCGTTCCATCGGCGAGCCGCCTACGTGGACTAC